The window CTACTCTGCGCTGAGCATAAAAAATGGCGACCTGGTCGGCAATGTGATGCGTGCCAATACCTTTTCATATCAGCGTCGTGTCGATAAATTAGGTAAGCCAATTGATCGGGAAGAATGGGGCATGACACCACAAACCGTCAATGCTTACTATAATTCGAGTATGAATGAGATTGTATTTCCGGCCTCTATTTTGCAGCCACCATTTTTTGATATGGGTGCTGATGATGCGGTTAATTATGGTGCAATCGGTGCAGTAATTGGCCACGAGATCAGTCACGGTTTTGATGATAAAGGTAGTCTATTTGATGGTGACGGTAATTTGCGTGATTGGTGGACGAAAGAAGATCGTAAAAATTTCTCCACCAAGACTGACATGCTAGTTGCGCAATACAACAGCTATAGTCCGTTACCTGGTTATAACGTCAACGGTGAATTGACCTTAGGCGAAAACATCGCAGATAACTCGGGCATTGCGATTGCGTTTAAGGCGTATAAATTATCGCTCAATGGTAAGCCTGCACCCGTGATTGATGGTCTTACGGGTGACCAGCGTTTTTACATGGGTTTTGGTCAAGTATGGCGTAGCAAAATGCGCGATCAGCAACAGATTGTGCAAGTGAAAACTGACCCTCATTCTCCTGGACAATTTCGTGCTAATGGAACGATGGTAAATCAGCCAGGCTTTTACGAAGCGTTTGATGTCAAACAGGGTGACAAGATGTATTTGCCGCCGGAAAAGCGCGTCATTCTTTGGTAAGTTAAACCCAGATTTTCCATTGGACCGCTACCACTTCGCAAAAAACGCAGACGGCGTGCGGTCTTCAGAGGGATAGCACCACCGCGATTTGAGTGGAAACGCTACAGCGACAATTGCCCCTTTGGCGAACTGCCTGGCGTTGTTGCTCCTCCTAGCAAGATGCAGCTTGCGTCGTCGTCGCGTCTAGCCAGTCAGTTCGCCAAAGGCACACTTGTCGCTGTTCCAATGGAAAATCTGGGTTAAATTCGATTGATGAAAAACTCGGGCGGCTAGTCCGAGTTTTATTTTTAATCAACTATCATTTTTGTTTTTACTCAGACGAGCGAGATAACTGCTTCCAGTCAACCAACTTTTGTTCAAAAGTACGGATAGCATACGCTGGTGAAGAAGAAGGTAATACGATTGTATTAAACCCTGCCGCTAAGAATTGAGACTCAAACTTAGCGGAAGTCTTGCCATTAAATCCGATCAGTTTTAAAGCAGGATATCGGTCTCGTAAAAAAGAAAAATCGTTGCTTCTGGCATGTCGGATATTCGAATCCAGACTGCCCACTCGATCGCAAGCATCAATCACATCCCATAAACCAAAACCATGCGCTAGCAAACGTGGCAGGCGATCTTCATAATGTAATACGCTCAGATTCTCATGCAGTACGGACGATATTAAACGCCAGAACTGGTTATGTTTATAGCCATAATATTGTTGTATTTCAAGTGATTTTGCACCCGGAAAACTACCCAATATTAACGTATGCGTTTGATGATCAATTACTGGCGGAAATCCTGATAATAGGATGGTCATAGGTCTTAGACTAAATAATTTTTCTTGGTAAAAATTAAGATTAAAATGATCATAGATAAGGCATAAAGACCTTAGGAATTCATCATCATAATATCCAGGAGAACCGTTGTGAACGAACTAAATACGCCTTTTCAGTCTTTATCTAAGAGCAATACCAGAACAGTTGAACAACTGTTAGCGCGATATGCGGAAAGTCATCAAAATCCTACCAACGAAATCATTCATTTTGTTTGCGTCCCAGTGATTGTCTGGACGATATTGGGACTGCTATGGGCAATTCATCCATTAGCTGCGGTAGGCGTCGCATGGCTTTCTATTATTTATTATGCATCATTATCCATTCCATTTGCCATTGGTATGGTTTTTATGGCAAGTAGCATGTTAGGCACTATATATTTTTTGCCACCTTCCTGGGTATTGCCATCTGCATTGTGTATTTTTGTACTGGCGTGGATAGGTCAATTTATCGGACATAAAATTGAAGGTAAAAAGCCGTCATTTTTTGACGATATTCGTTTCTTGCTGATTGGTCCTTTGTTTGTCCTCGGATTTCTATATCGTCGTTTTAACATACGGTATTAATTTGTCACAAATCCTAAATCGAATTTAAGGCAAAATCTCTCAGAAATTGGAACCACTGTCCTTGGTGCTTGTCAAAAAAATGCTGATTAAAGTTTTAGGCAAATCAAAATTTATATGCATTCCTATTTGTGACCCTATTTGGAGATTGTCGTGAAAAAATTACTCGTTCTAAGTACTGTCCTCGCTCTCAGCGCTTGTGCTGTGCCTCCAACGTCCAATAGCGTATACCGTCCCGGACAAACACAAAATGAACAATCAGTGCGAATGGGCGTGGTCGAATCCGTTCGTGAGGTGACGATAGACAAAGGCCAAAGCGGTGTTGGAACTGCCGCTGGTGCGGCGCTGGGTGGGATTGCTGCTGGTTCTAGTATAGGAGGTGGTAACGGTGCTATCGCAGCAGGTATCGTTGGTGCGATTGCAGGCGGATTAATCGGTCAAAAAGTTGAAGGCAATATGAATAAATCCATGGGACTGGAGATTACCGTCAGACTCGATAATGGTGAGATGAAGGCAATTACTCAGGATGCTGATGAACTGTTCCGGTCTGGTGATCGTATCCGCTTGTTGTCTAACGGCAGAACAACGCGCGTCACTCACTAACACTCATCTTGGATTTTAAAGACCTAACGAAATACTACGACTTACGCAAAATTGTCCCGGCAAGGCGCAGCAACGAAGACATTAGTTTACGGCTAGCAGATTCAACGCAGCTGGACTGGTTTTGCGTAAGTCCTAATGCTAATCAAGTGCTTCAGCGACTTCATACAGCTCTGCGGAGATCAAGATGTCTTTGGTTGGATGTCCCTCTAAAAACATTTTTAATTCACCCGGATGAAAGGCAGACCAGGATTCGTCCGATGTCAGCGGTTTGGTGGCGATGACAGCGATTTTGTCGTCGGGTTTATTAAACTTGCTGAAGTCGATGCTCTTGTCGCAGTCGATCAGTGCGGCAGTAGAAAATGGATACTCGCGCACGACGTAATGCAAATTGGTGGAGCAGTGGGCAAACAAAGCATCGCCATTAGATAACATAAAGTTAAATATGCCGTGCGAGGCTATGTACTTGGTCAGTTCGGTAATCGCATTGAACAAAGCTTCTGTCGGCGGCAGATCATCCGCATTGGCAGAAGGGAAGCGCTGCTGCAGACCTTCCATTAAATAACAAAACGCACGCTCACTATCCGTCTCACCAACCGGGTGATATATACCATTGAGGCCATTAAGCGTTGGATGGAAGTTTTTCAGATCGCCATTGTGAGCAAAAATCCAAGATTTTCCCCACAGCTCGCGCATAAACGGGTGATTATTTTCAAGGATGATATTGCCCTGTGTCGCTTTGCGTATGTGGGCGATGACGTTGCAGGATTTGATCGGATTGCGTTTGATCATTTCTGCCAGCGGTGAGCTGATCGATGATAAATGGTCGGTGAACAGGCGGCAGCCAGTGTCGTTATAAAAAGCGATGCCCCAGCCGTCTTTATGTTCATCGGTAAGGCCGCCCCGCGCTGAGAAACCTTCAAATGAGAAAGTGATCTCGGCGGGATTATTGCAATTCATTCCAAGTAGCTGGCACATCGATTACGATCCTGAATCTTGTAGTCTTGCTTGCAGTAAAAAACTGGTACACCTCCTAAAATACTCTTGCTGCTTAGAAACGGGTAAATTATTTACATAAATTTTCCTTATTTGGGGAAAAAATGATAATTACTCGGGTTTGAACTCCTGCGCAAAGGTAAATTCATCTGTTCTGGCTGCATATTTGAGGCCTTTTCGCAACGCCCATGTAGCATATTGATGATGGAGCGGGATAACCGCATAATCGCGCAAAGCCACGCCCATGGCCTTTTTAGCAAAATCACGGCGCTTGGTGTCGTCCACTGATGCTAAGGAGCTACGGATTAATTCATCCAGTGCCGGATTACTGTATTTGCCCCAGTTCCAGCTGCCCCAGCCTGTTTCTGGATTTGCTGTTCCGAGCAAAGTCCGCAAAGCAAAATCACCTGCCACGCTGCCCCAGCCTAACAAGGCAATACTGAATTCGCCCTTGGAGGCTTTGGGGAAATATACCGCCAGCGGCATCGTTTCTACTTTGGCTTGTATGCCGATTTTGCTTAAAAATTGCGCCACGGTTTGTACTATTTGTTCGTCATTGATATAGCGATTATTCGGGCCATGCAGAGTGATATTAAAACCATTGGGATAACCAGCCTCTGTCAGTAATTTTTTTGCTCCTTCGGGGTCGTAAGCTTCGACCTTAACGGTATCGTCATACCCCAAAATGCCTGGCGCTACGATGTTAGAAGCAGGTACTGCCAAACCTTCTAAAACGCGGTCACTTAAGGCCTGGCGATTAATCGCTTTAGAAATTGCTTTGCGCACGCGGATATCGTGTAGTGGATTGGTGGTTAAAGGCTTGCCTGCTTTATCCGTGATATGAGGAGACACATGGGCTTGTTGATCGAGCGCCCAAAAAATCGTACGCCAAGAAATTTTTTGTTCTAATTTAACTTTGACGTTCGTTTTTAATTTAGGTAAATCGGCGGGTGGCACACTTTCAATTGCATCTACATCGCCCGCCAGCAGGGCTGCTACACGGGGTGCGCCGCTGGTCAGTATGCGCAAAGTCACTTTGTCCCAATGAGGTTTTTCGCCCCAATAATTGTCATTGCGTACCAGTTCAATACGATCACCACGCTTGGCGCTAACGAATTTAAATGGCCCGGTACCGATCAGCGCTTTGCCTGTATTAAAGTCGTCTGTACTGGCATTTTGTGCGACTTTTTTTGACACGATAAAAATCGAATTAACATCTAAAGGCAAGGGGCCGTATGGGGTCGCAGTCTTCAAGCGTACCGTGTAAGCATCAACCGCTTGTTTGCTGATAATTTGTTTGGTGTAACTGGTAAATGAGCCGGGGCTATTGAGGATAGTGGCGGGGCGATCAAGTGAGAAAATGACGTCTTCTGCAGTCATCTCTGTGCCGTTGTGGAACTTGACTCCATGGCGCAATTTGAATTCCCATGTCAGTGGGTCAATCGCTTTCCATGAGGTTGCCAAGCCGGGAACCAGTTGGCCATTGCTATCCAGATTGACCAAAGCATCAAAAATATGGAAAGCGAATGCGTTATTCGGGCCGCTATTTAAATAATGCGGATCGAAGGACGTTACGTCCGCAGCCAGACCTACACGTAAATGTAAATCTGCGGCGATACCTGGGGTGCTCCAGCCCAGCGTTAAGGCCAACAAACTGGCCGTACAAATAGCTAAGTACGTTTTTTGTTTGAGCTGGATGGCTCGGGCTAATGCAGAGGTGATTCGTTTAAAAATACGCATAGGGTTCTCTATCTTTTTAAGACTATGCCCGCTGGTGCCAGAATGTTGATTGGCCGTTGCTGAGCATTGAGGTTTTTATCGTTATCAGGACTTACTTAAACTGCCTCAGCGAGCCTGTGCTTCTTCGTCATATGCGTGCACATGCAGGTTCATGCAGGCGTATTTTTGATGATGCACGTGGGCGCTACTGCTGCAGGCTTTTTTCGTAACTCCTAGTGAGACTATTTCTTTTGAAAATAATCTTAATTTGTCGCCAGCATAAAGTAAAAGACCAAATATGTTTTGCGATAACCATTTTTCGACTATGGGTTGACGTATGTGTTTGCGCCTGTTGATGTTTAGACAAACCTAGTCATGTTGAATTTGCAATGAGTTTGGCTTGTGGTAGTGTGGTGGCTTATTCATGCTTTACTTTGGTTTTGCTCCAGTTTCGCTACAGAATTTCTTCTTTGTGTACGCCGATCATTTTTGTAATACGCCGCTATTTTTTAGCATTGATTAATACAGCCGACATCTAGGAATATGAAATGCCTCTTCAAATAGTATCTCGCTTAAAAACTCGCTCACAAACTAATGTGCAAGGTTTAGTTACCAGTGTTGCTATGGCTGGTTTGCTCTTATCCACAATTTCTTGCAGCGCTACTCCTGCTACTGACATGAACGATAAAAAAGCTGCTTCAGTTGCCCCCCCCGCCGCCACCGCCACTTCTGCCTTGTCTGACGTTGCGCCAACGACGATCATACTGAGCTATCGCCAAGCAACCAAGCTTGCCAAACAGGGCATGACGATAGAGGTGACCGAGGTTACTGATAGTCGTTGCCCGCCAAATACGCGTTGTGTTTGGGCAGGGCAGGCAACAGTGAGTTTTAAAGTCAGCCAGCCCGGCACGCCGGAAGCATTGCTGGTGATTGGCACCCCCGCACCAGCGGCAATGAATTTGCCGGCAGACGCTAATTACGGCGGATATCGATTTTCTTTAGTGAATCTGGAGCCGAAGAAAGTCGCCGGAGAGAATGTAGCGCCCGAGGCGTATAAGGCTGAAATCATGATGAGTAAAGCGGACGCTGCGAGGTAAAACGCTTGCGGTTTTGATTCAGATTTTCAGTACGGATTTTTTATGAAGCTGTAAAGTGATAATGAATATACTCTCATCTAGTATATTTTATTGTCCAATCAAAGTCTGGACAATCGACTATATTTATGAAAATCGAGGGGGAGTATCTATTATTTAGCTGTTTTTATTGATGTTTTTTTACGATTTTTTCACTAATTAGCGATCAATTTTTTTCTGGTAAAAAAAGACGAAAAAAATGCCACCGGTCTAGCTATTACGACCGGTGGCATTTTTTATTTGCGGCGAAATGAATCGCCTTTTTGCTATATCTTGATTGTAGCTTCAGTAAAGCTTAATCACGTCTTAGTTACGAATTACGCGCTTGTATTCGTTAGTCCGGGTATCGATTTCAATCATATCGTCCTGGCTGACAAACAACGGTACTTGAACGCTGTGGCTATGCGCTTCAATCGCATTTTCAATCTTGGCTTCTTTCAATACGTTGCCTGATGTATTGCCTTTCACTGCTGGCTCTGAATAGACAACTTGGCGAACGATCGTTGTTGGCAATTCGACCGAAATCGCTTTGCCATCATAAAAAATTGCTTCGCATTCCATGCCATCTTTGAGGTAATGCAGGGCATCGCCCAAATTTTCTTCTTCGATCTCAAACTGCTCGTAGTCAGCGTCCATAAATACATACAAAGGATCAGCGAAGTAAGAATATGTGACAGGCTTTTTATCCAGTACAACAACGTCAAATTTGTCGTCGCCGCGGAATACGTTTTCCTGAGGGCTGTTGGTCAGCAGATTCTTCATCTTCCACTTGTAGGTGAAGCCCGTGCGGCTGGAGCCATTGACATCAGAACGCAGAACGATCATCGGCTTGCTGTCGACCATAATAATGTTGCCAACACGAATTTCTTTTGCAGGTTTCATAGTGAATATACGTAAAAAGGTGGTTGCATAAAAATCATCTGTCACTTGCTGGTGTCACTTACTGTCGTCACTTAGTGGCTACGATAGATAATGAGCCTTGCAAGCCTACATCTGACTGAATTAGATAAGTCGTTTTAAAATACGTCGAAAATTAACCGCGTATTTTAACCTATTTTAGCCGCAGCTAAACTGCCGCTTGCTGAATCGCCTTAGCAAACCTGAGCAAATTGGTGCTTAAATCCCCATTTTCTAATAATTGCTGTCGCCAATGATTAGATATTTCAGCAATTTTGGGCATGTCAGCCTGGAATCGTGGCCAGAGATTTTCCCAGCTATTGGCGGGTAAATGACTATTTTCCGTTTTTGCAGCGCCATTCCAGGCTAGGAAGAACTCAATCAAACTTTTTGCTGTAGTTTCTGCATTAGTTTCTGCACCTGCTTCTGCTGCTGTGCCTACATAGCGTTGCAAAAACGCTTTCAATTTAACGTGATGTAAGTTTTCGTCTTGTGGATAGATATGCCAGATAAAAGGTTTGCCCGCCCATTGTGCACGGACGAAAGAGTCTTCTCCCCGGACAAAATTCAGATCACATGCCCACAGTAATTTATCGTAATCAGCTTGAGGGATAAATGGCAACACACGCACCGTTAATGCGCCTCGCGTTGAGGATGCGCCAGCCTTTGGCTCTTGTCCTATAAATGCAGCAATCGCATCGGCAGCAACACCATCTGGTACCAGACAAGTCATTGCCACGTCACTTTGTTGCCAGGTATTAAGCAATGCTGACACTGGCGCTTGCGGATAGCAAAACAGCGATACTTTCAGCGAGCTCATCTCGCTCTCTGTAACGCCAAATTGCCCAAGAAAAGCTGCCATGCCAGTTTGATCAGATTGAAATTCTTGACGTTGTTGCTCCAAGTTTGATTCCAGTAGCAAACCGCCAGTTTTGTTCGTAAATCCCGGGAAGAAAAAATATTTGGTCAGCGGCAGTCTTGGATGCGGGGACGGCAGAATATGGCAACCTTCCACCCATTCTTCAGCGGTAAGACCCTCCAGATTGAGCCATACCGGACGCGGATTGCATTCTGCCATCGCCGCAATATACGCAGGCGGTATGTCACAGGCAAAAAATTCAATCACAATATCTGATATCTCATCGGCGACAAATACACCATCTTGATCGCGCCAATGTTGTACTGTCACGTTCGCAATTTTTTGTCGGTCTAGGTCAATGGCAACCTCAGGGCAAATCCGCTGAAAACTCCGTAGATCGTCGACCCATAAAGTGACTTGGATGCCATGCTCTTGTTCTAATTGTTTGGCAAAGCGCCAGCAAATCCCGATGTCTCCATAGTTATCTACGACTTTGCAAAACAATGCGAGAGTTGTCGCCGGATGTTTTTTTGAGGGGATTTCTGAAGACATTTTTGATGGTTGGATTTTTGATGCTTAAATTGATTACTTTGCCGATCTCTCAAGCGCTATTTGAAATACTGTTTTGAATACCATTTCAAATACTCTCATCGGTAATGATTTTTCCATTCACGTAAAGCACCAAAATTGCTAGCATTGCCTTGACCGGCAGTAATTTTTCCAGCGGCGATCAGGCGCGCTTGAATAGATGCCTCTCGGACACGCATAAAAGGGTTAGTTTGTTTTTCTAATCCGATCTGACTAGGGACGGTCGGAATGCCATGATCGCGCTTATCTTGCTCGCGCTGGATGCGTTCAAGTAGAGCGAGATTCTCAGGCTCGACTTCTTTGGCGAAACGTAGATTAGACATCGTGTATTCGTGTGCGCAATACACAGCAGTGTCATCTGGTAATGATGCTAATTGATCGAGTGACGCCAACATTTGTGCTGGCGTACCTTCAAATAAACGGCCGCAGCCGCCGGCAAACAAAGTATCACCACAAAACAGCCAGTGCTGCTCTTTGGCGAAGTAAGCAATATGACCCAAAGTATGTCCGGGCACTTCTAACACTTGTAGCTTTAAATTGATGCCGGGCAGCGTAATTTCGTCACCTTGATTTAAGTGCTGAGTTACCGCTTGTATATTGTCGTTTGCGGGGCCGAATACGGGTACAGATAAATGTCTGAGCAAGGCCGGGACGCCGCCGATATGATCTTGGTGATGATGGGTTAGCACAATTGCTGACAAGCGTAAATTGTGTTCATCCAATGCGGCCAAAATTGGCGTTGCATCACCAGGATCAACTGCTACTGCATAGGTGCCATTGTGTATTAGCCATAGATAGTTGTCGTCAAATGCCGGGACAGTCAATATACTAAGGGCTCGGTTTTTTGTAAGCTCGCTGGCGGACATAATTGCACCATTTGTACTAGTTGCACTAAGCATAAATTCCACAATGAATACAGATAAAAATTCCATTATAGACCTAGGCACCTGGCTAGCACAGCCGTCCGGTGCTTACATCATGCAATGGGAGCAAGCTTTGCTGGATCGTTTAACGGTGGATATTTTTGGCTTCAATGCTTTGCAGATTGGTTTGCCACAAATCGATGCCTTAAGCGCCAGCCGGATGCCGAATAAATGGCGCACCAATAACGTCTTAGTTCCACTCCAAGAGAATACTATTGTCATCACAGGCAATACTCAAACGGAAGAGAAAAATAGCCGCTCGCCTATTGTTGTGACACATGATTTTTGCGAATTACCATTTCATTCGCAAAGCATCGATTTAGTGGTGTTACCTCATGTACTGGAATTTGTGGCCGAGCCTCATCAGGTATTGCGCGAAGTAGAGCGGATTTTAATACCAGAAGGGCGCGTCATTATTTGTGGCTTTAATCGCGCAAGTTTATGGGGCGCAAGGCAGGCAGCCGGACGCATCGGTAAAAGTTATTTTTTACCGGAAGAAGGCGATTTTATTAGTGTGCCGCGTATGAAGGATTGGCTAAAATTATTAAATATGGAAGTCAATCATGCGGATTTCGGATGTTATGCGCCTCCATTTCGCACAGAAAAATGGCTCAACCGTGCCAGATTGATAGAGAATGCTGGCCAGCGCTGGTGGCCGTATTTCGGCGCGGTATACGCAATACAAGCAATTAAACGAATTAAAGGAATGCATTTGATTGGCCCTGCATGGAAGCACAAACGAGCAGCCTTAGGCAATGCCGTGCCGGTGGCCAATCGCAGCAAAAAAAATGGATAAGATAGAAATTTTTACAGATGGTGCCTGCAAAGGTAATCCTGGTCTTGGTGGTTGGGGGGCGTTACTAATCGCCGGCGAAAAAGAGAAGGAATTATTTGGCGGTGAGCGAGATACCACCAATAATCGGATGGAGCTGATGGCTGTGATCCAAGCTTTGGCTGTGCTGAAAAGACCATGCCAGATTGTGCTGCATTCAGATAGTCAGTACGTGTTAAAAGGCATTACGGAATGGATACAAGGCTGGAAGGCGAAAGGTTGGAAAACCGCTTCTAAGGCACCTGTAAAAAATGTCGATTTATGGCAGCAACTGGATGCCGCCCGCAGTGTTCATCAGATCGAATGGAAATGGGTCAAAGGACATGCCGGGCATCCGGGTAATGAGCGTGCGGATCAACTGGCGAACCGTGGTGTAGAAACTGTGAGATGAAGGGCGCAATGCGCAATCAGCGAGAAGCTAGCGAGAGGCCAGCGAAAAATTTGTAAGAAATCAGCGGCACGTTTTTTGCGTAAGTTAATTGCATTCTGCAAAATCACATTCGTTTGCGCCGACCCGGTGCATTTTTATTGAGGAGATCTAAGTGAGTAAGACACAAACTAGTTCAGTCCGAGGGATCGTTGTCGGCCTATTGTGCCTGATTAGCGTCTCTGCATTTGCGCATGATGGTGTGCATCATGACACCATGGGTTTTGTGGAAGGGTTTATGCATCCCTTTTCTGGTCTTGATCATTTGCTGGCAATGGTAGCGGTTGGCTTATGGGCTGCACAAAACCGGCAATCGGCGCTTTGGGTTTTACCATTGAGTTTTCCGTTAATGATGATCGCAGGTGCACTGCTCGGGCGATCCGGTGTCGCTTTACCGATGGTAGAAACGGGGATCGCGAGTTCACTTGCCATACTAGGTTTGCTGATTGCATTTGCAGTCAAGATGCCGGTCTGGCTGGCTGCAACGATGGTGTCTGTGTTTGGCGCATTACACGGCTATGCACATGGTGCTGAAATGTCGCCCAATGCTTCGATTGCGATGGCTGGTGCAGGTTTTGTACTAGCGACTTTGTTGCTGCATATTACTGGATTGAGTATCGGTTTATTTGCCAAGAGCGTACGGATGAAGTCACTGATCCAGCTTGGTGGCCGCGGTATTGCATTGACGGGAGCTTATCTGCTGGCGGTTTAATTCGCCGGGGATGATTGACTGTCGGTTCATATCGGTAAAAAGGACTATGAAAATTCATAGTCCTTTTTCATTTTGTCGTCACTGGTATTTAACCGAGATTTCCCATTAGGCGTACCAAAGGTGCTATTTGAGTGCTGACGGCGCATTTTCGGTCATTTTCGATGCTCTTCGTTACTGCTCATGGCTAGCCATGAGCGTCTTATTTACAATAAACTCAGATCAAAACTGCCTCGAAAAATACATCCGTCATCAACTCAAATCCTAATGGAAAATCTCGGTTTATTTCAAACTTAGCGCAAATTCGGTTTAATACTCAGTATTAAACAAATGCTCCAGCCCTTGTAAAAACTGATGCACATGATAGCCATCGACCAGGCCATGATGCA of the Undibacterium sp. 5I1 genome contains:
- a CDS encoding DNA-deoxyinosine glycosylase; translation: MTILLSGFPPVIDHQTHTLILGSFPGAKSLEIQQYYGYKHNQFWRLISSVLHENLSVLHYEDRLPRLLAHGFGLWDVIDACDRVGSLDSNIRHARSNDFSFLRDRYPALKLIGFNGKTSAKFESQFLAAGFNTIVLPSSSPAYAIRTFEQKLVDWKQLSRSSE
- a CDS encoding DUF962 domain-containing protein; the protein is MNELNTPFQSLSKSNTRTVEQLLARYAESHQNPTNEIIHFVCVPVIVWTILGLLWAIHPLAAVGVAWLSIIYYASLSIPFAIGMVFMASSMLGTIYFLPPSWVLPSALCIFVLAWIGQFIGHKIEGKKPSFFDDIRFLLIGPLFVLGFLYRRFNIRY
- a CDS encoding class II glutamine amidotransferase produces the protein MCQLLGMNCNNPAEITFSFEGFSARGGLTDEHKDGWGIAFYNDTGCRLFTDHLSSISSPLAEMIKRNPIKSCNVIAHIRKATQGNIILENNHPFMRELWGKSWIFAHNGDLKNFHPTLNGLNGIYHPVGETDSERAFCYLMEGLQQRFPSANADDLPPTEALFNAITELTKYIASHGIFNFMLSNGDALFAHCSTNLHYVVREYPFSTAALIDCDKSIDFSKFNKPDDKIAVIATKPLTSDESWSAFHPGELKMFLEGHPTKDILISAELYEVAEALD
- a CDS encoding ABC transporter substrate-binding protein, yielding MRIFKRITSALARAIQLKQKTYLAICTASLLALTLGWSTPGIAADLHLRVGLAADVTSFDPHYLNSGPNNAFAFHIFDALVNLDSNGQLVPGLATSWKAIDPLTWEFKLRHGVKFHNGTEMTAEDVIFSLDRPATILNSPGSFTSYTKQIISKQAVDAYTVRLKTATPYGPLPLDVNSIFIVSKKVAQNASTDDFNTGKALIGTGPFKFVSAKRGDRIELVRNDNYWGEKPHWDKVTLRILTSGAPRVAALLAGDVDAIESVPPADLPKLKTNVKVKLEQKISWRTIFWALDQQAHVSPHITDKAGKPLTTNPLHDIRVRKAISKAINRQALSDRVLEGLAVPASNIVAPGILGYDDTVKVEAYDPEGAKKLLTEAGYPNGFNITLHGPNNRYINDEQIVQTVAQFLSKIGIQAKVETMPLAVYFPKASKGEFSIALLGWGSVAGDFALRTLLGTANPETGWGSWNWGKYSNPALDELIRSSLASVDDTKRRDFAKKAMGVALRDYAVIPLHHQYATWALRKGLKYAARTDEFTFAQEFKPE
- a CDS encoding elongation factor P; protein product: MKPAKEIRVGNIIMVDSKPMIVLRSDVNGSSRTGFTYKWKMKNLLTNSPQENVFRGDDKFDVVVLDKKPVTYSYFADPLYVFMDADYEQFEIEEENLGDALHYLKDGMECEAIFYDGKAISVELPTTIVRQVVYSEPAVKGNTSGNVLKEAKIENAIEAHSHSVQVPLFVSQDDMIEIDTRTNEYKRVIRN
- the earP gene encoding elongation factor P maturation arginine rhamnosyltransferase EarP: MSSEIPSKKHPATTLALFCKVVDNYGDIGICWRFAKQLEQEHGIQVTLWVDDLRSFQRICPEVAIDLDRQKIANVTVQHWRDQDGVFVADEISDIVIEFFACDIPPAYIAAMAECNPRPVWLNLEGLTAEEWVEGCHILPSPHPRLPLTKYFFFPGFTNKTGGLLLESNLEQQRQEFQSDQTGMAAFLGQFGVTESEMSSLKVSLFCYPQAPVSALLNTWQQSDVAMTCLVPDGVAADAIAAFIGQEPKAGASSTRGALTVRVLPFIPQADYDKLLWACDLNFVRGEDSFVRAQWAGKPFIWHIYPQDENLHHVKLKAFLQRYVGTAAEAGAETNAETTAKSLIEFFLAWNGAAKTENSHLPANSWENLWPRFQADMPKIAEISNHWRQQLLENGDLSTNLLRFAKAIQQAAV
- the gloB gene encoding hydroxyacylglutathione hydrolase, whose protein sequence is MSASELTKNRALSILTVPAFDDNYLWLIHNGTYAVAVDPGDATPILAALDEHNLRLSAIVLTHHHQDHIGGVPALLRHLSVPVFGPANDNIQAVTQHLNQGDEITLPGINLKLQVLEVPGHTLGHIAYFAKEQHWLFCGDTLFAGGCGRLFEGTPAQMLASLDQLASLPDDTAVYCAHEYTMSNLRFAKEVEPENLALLERIQREQDKRDHGIPTVPSQIGLEKQTNPFMRVREASIQARLIAAGKITAGQGNASNFGALREWKNHYR
- a CDS encoding class I SAM-dependent methyltransferase, whose product is MNTDKNSIIDLGTWLAQPSGAYIMQWEQALLDRLTVDIFGFNALQIGLPQIDALSASRMPNKWRTNNVLVPLQENTIVITGNTQTEEKNSRSPIVVTHDFCELPFHSQSIDLVVLPHVLEFVAEPHQVLREVERILIPEGRVIICGFNRASLWGARQAAGRIGKSYFLPEEGDFISVPRMKDWLKLLNMEVNHADFGCYAPPFRTEKWLNRARLIENAGQRWWPYFGAVYAIQAIKRIKGMHLIGPAWKHKRAALGNAVPVANRSKKNG
- the rnhA gene encoding ribonuclease HI, with amino-acid sequence MDKIEIFTDGACKGNPGLGGWGALLIAGEKEKELFGGERDTTNNRMELMAVIQALAVLKRPCQIVLHSDSQYVLKGITEWIQGWKAKGWKTASKAPVKNVDLWQQLDAARSVHQIEWKWVKGHAGHPGNERADQLANRGVETVR
- a CDS encoding HupE/UreJ family protein — its product is MSKTQTSSVRGIVVGLLCLISVSAFAHDGVHHDTMGFVEGFMHPFSGLDHLLAMVAVGLWAAQNRQSALWVLPLSFPLMMIAGALLGRSGVALPMVETGIASSLAILGLLIAFAVKMPVWLAATMVSVFGALHGYAHGAEMSPNASIAMAGAGFVLATLLLHITGLSIGLFAKSVRMKSLIQLGGRGIALTGAYLLAV